The following nucleotide sequence is from Pseudomonadota bacterium.
GACGTACGTTCTCGAGCAGCCGGGCGTTGATGGCGGCGCGTTGCGGCCATACCCAGAGAACTGGGTGCAAGGCGAGATGGAGGGCTTCATCGAGCTCGATCCCACGACGCACGTCGTCTCACGGTTCGAGCTCGCGTCCACGCGGTCGGTCGACTGTGCCCGCGATGGACGCCGGTACCCGTTCAGCGTGTGTGCCCACCTTGTTCCAGCACAGGGCGACAGCGCATGTCCCTGACAGATCCACCGCCGGAAGCAGCGCCATCCGTGCCTCCCGCTTGCGCAACGACGAGCACGAAGCCCCGTGGCGGTCGCGGGGGGAGATTGCGCGCGACTGCGTTCATGCTGCTTCTTGTGGCCCTCGAGCTGCTCTGTGCGGAGGCCATCGCGAGCCACTACGTGGAGGCTCCCGTGGGGCTGCATCGCGCCCATGCGACACGTTTCTGGACGCTCAATCCAGGGCGCTGGTTCGACGGTCAGTGCCGCGACTTCGTGAACGTGAGCTCTATCGGGATTCGCGGTGCAGAGCCCGAGGCAGGGAAGGCCGACCTGACGGTTCTGCTCTTGGGTGACTCCTGCATCTTCGGAGCCGGTCTGAAGGATTCGGAGACCCTCGATCGCACGCTCGAGAAGGAGCTTGCGCGCGTGACCGGACGTCGCGTTCGTGTGTTCAACGGGGGGTGCAATGGCTATTCCAGCAGACAGGGGCTCGATCTCCTGGCTGAGCTGGGTCCGAAGCTCAAGCCGGACATCGTGGTTCTCGAGTACATGTACGGAGACGCCATGCCAGACACGGTTTCAGATGCCGTGCGACGGGGCAGTCCGTTCGTATCGTCGCTGCGCTCCCTCCTCTGGAGGAGCAGCATCTACACCTGGCTGCGTCAGCGCCTGGT
It contains:
- a CDS encoding SGNH/GDSL hydrolase family protein translates to MLLLVALELLCAEAIASHYVEAPVGLHRAHATRFWTLNPGRWFDGQCRDFVNVSSIGIRGAEPEAGKADLTVLLLGDSCIFGAGLKDSETLDRTLEKELARVTGRRVRVFNGGCNGYSSRQGLDLLAELGPKLKPDIVVLEYMYGDAMPDTVSDAVRRGSPFVSSLRSLLWRSSIYTWLRQRLV